The DNA region atgtttgcaaatgatgtgaccaacaagggcttaatttccaaaatatacaaacagctcatacaactcaacaacaacaacaaaaaaaaacacaacccaatcgaaaagtgggcagaagacctaaatagacatttctccaaagaaaacatacagatggccaataggcacatgaaaagatgctcaacatcactaattattagagaaatgcaaatccaaactacagtgaggtaccacattacaccagtcagaatggccatcattaaaaagtctacaaacaacaaatgctggaaagggtgtggagaaaagggaaccctcctacactgttggtgggaatgtaaattggtacagccactatggaaaacagtatggagtttcctcaaaaaactaaaaatagagttgatgtatgatccagcaatctcactcctgggcatatacccagatgaaactaattcgaaaagatacatgcacccctatgttcatagcagcgctattcacaatagccaagacatggaaaaacctaaatgaatgaatggataaagaagatatacaatggagtattactcagccatcaggaagaatgaaataatgccatttgccgcTCAACAGACTTGAGGTTGCCAAGGGGTTTGGAGGGATAGGaaagggaaggaatgggagtttgggattagcagaggcaaactattatatataggatggataaaaaacaagatcctactgtgtagcacagggaattatattcaatatcctgtgacaaaccataatggaaaagaatgtgaagaagtatatatatacatatgtataagtgagtcactttgctgtacagaagaaattaacacaacattgtatatcaactttacttcaataaaattaaaaaaaaaaaaaaaaaagaatagccgaCTTTATGACTGAACTGTGCTAGTACCTCTCAGCATTCTGGATGAGTCTCTAAATGGCCTTTCTGGAGCGGGTGCTAATTATGTCTGTGTTTACTACACAACTatgaaattatactttaaaaatataaaagggagGGAAATATAATGTATATCCAGGTTTTCTGCGTGGTAAGATGATGGGCCATTTCGTTTTCTTTGaccatttctatttaacaaaAGACTTCTAAAAAAACGTATCTAATTAGTATTCAACTCTCAGAGGTAGAGGAATATAAACATTAAATCATGAAGAATTTACATGGTCAAGTCCAAACCCCACCAAGTTGAGCAAACTAACTTCAGAGAAGTTGAATAACTTCCCCAAGATAATATCACTGGtttgttcattcaataaatactttttatgcACCTATTATGTTCCAGCTACTGCACTAGTCACAAAGCTAGAAGTCAAATCTAGTGTCTTGTGTCCCACTGCTCTTTTTTCTCTAAACCTTTTGGTGACCATTTCTCTCAGGTATTTTGGGTGTCTTTCTCCATAAGGTCACTAATGTATCTGCTCAGCAGTGTGACTGCTGTGCACATAAGTTCCTGACCCTTGtctcaaaaatgtttttgtttttgtttttaacttaagaaaaagctttggacagaGGTCTTAAGTTCTAACTCAGCTTccatgtctgtaaaatgagaataacagcAGCTGCCCTTtgagttgttctgaggattagaACCGGTAAGGCCCATGCAGCACTTGGCAAAGCACCGAGTCTCCAGCGAGCCCTCCTTTGCTGTACCTGCTCGGACAAGGAGACCCAAGACCCAGAGCAAACAGTTACCAAAATAAACTTCTCATTTGGGAAGAATGTATTTTCTAAAGTCACAGACTCGCTTCTGAACATTTTTAAACCACAACTAGGATTATGCAAAAGCAACTCAATTCCTCCCTTCAATCAAAACAAGTCATTTCATCATTGTTTTAAAACAGTTGAAAACCATACTTACAGCAAGCACGCGTTTCATGCTTCAGTCATCCTCTTCTTCTTCGCCGCCTGCTTTCCTCTTTCTGGAGGGTTCACCTCCTGAACAGATATGAGAGAGAAGGTGTAAAATTTAATACTGAACGTTTCTGGAAATTTTGTCTTAAGTAGTTCTGAGCTGATGCGGGAGCTAGCCCTTCATGTTAGAACCCTACCCACCAGTGGCGACCTTGTCCACAAACACTGTCTCTACAGGTCAGACAAGGGGAGCCCGGGCTTCCCTGGGCAGCAGTCAGGGCTCAGGGACACCTCACTCTATCCTGACGGGGATTCTGCTCATTATTACTTGAAATATGTACCTCTGCTTCCTCAGTACTTCACTTTCTCCATCtaaaattcagtattttaaagcctgtcaattttttaaaaaggactgcTTGTGTTTTATGCTTTTTCAGTATGCTTTccaagttttaaatatatttttttcacatgaAAAATTAGTGCTTCCATTACACAGTAAGGCTGATTTCTATCACTGAGATGTTTCCTCTGATCTGTAACTCCAAACCCATAGTGGAGCATGTTAAGTGTTCAGAAAACACTGGATGAATGAATACGGCACAATGgcaacaacatagtgatttgctgGTGTAATTAAGACTTAAATTTTCTTTGCACTTGTGCTCTTAtaagtgggaaaggaaataattaaaggaaaataattttagcaACATGGAAAGGAACTAGCCCTCCACTATCATCATACCCATGATGAAGGTGAGAGGCCCCTTGCTCTACTGCACTCAGCTACTTCTAATTCTCTGGTCGAGCCCTGGTGTCTCAGCCATGTGTCTTTTCTCACAGGCCTCTCCGTCCTCTGGCATGCCCACCCTAACACTCTTCCTTCAGCACCCAGCAAGACAGCGCCTGCTCTGGGCAGTCTCCCAACGCGCACAGGTGTCAGGCCCTCCTCTGGGCCACGTCTAGGCTTATTACTGCATTCATCTCACTGAGTTACAGGGAGGTGTGTAGACATCTGTCTGTGCTCCAGGGCTGTGAGCTCCTCTTCATTCCAGGAGTTGACTTGTGGCTACAGGGCAAACCCCTTCAGATTGAATAAATTTGGTTTTACCCCATCACTGGTGAGTTTCTTTGCTCTCGGCGATCTTTGAGCCTTATCTTCATCTGGTCCCTCATCACTCTCTGAAGAATAGGTTCTGGCCCTTTCCTCTGAAAGCAAAGGGACTTTAGATATGGGATTGACCTTCAAAGATGAAGACCCATTTATTCCTGAATTTTTCTACTCTTGAATATTGCTACTTCCCACCATATATTTCCCTTGAGGAgccaacaattttttaaagttttcatgaaGAAGTATGTATTGCTTTCAAACATGCTTAAATGACTTAGATTGGAGAGGTTTTTTTCCCTCGGAGAGATTGTCTGATCATTTTTAAATACCCGAGGGGCTTCatgcacacatttttaaaaaaaatttattttatatattttttatttttggctgcgttgggtcttcgtagctgcgagcgggcttcctctagttgtggcgagcgggggctactcttcgttgtggtgcacgggcttctcattgtggtggcttctcttgttgtggagcatgggctctaggcacacgggcttcagtagttgtggcgtgcgggctcagtagttgtggctcacaagctctagagtgcaggctcagtagttgtggctcacgagcttagttgctccgcagcatgtggaatctttccggaccagggctcaaacccatgtcccctacattggcaggcagattcttaaccattgcaccaccagggaagccccacattttttaaaactacaaagtTTAAACACTGGGTCCCTATACAAGCAGGAGAACTGCCTGTTACACATTTTCCTCCATAAGGACAAAAATTATTTGACTGATTTTCTTTATTATGGGGGTGCCTTATTTTCCCAGCCAAGCTTTTGTGTGGGAAAGTGGTCctagggaaaacaaaataaaaggccTTTGTACTGTTGTCCTAAGTGAATAACAGCAAGACAGTAAGAGCCCACCAGAGCATAATCGCTCCCATGGACCTGAGATGATGAACTGTGACCTCCTCTCCCGACTCACCTCGGTGTTGCCCTCGGCCATGGCTCTTGCTGGCTTCACCCTCCTCATCACTGCTGGGGCCCTGGTAGAGGGCATTTGGCCCCCGCTGGTTCTGCTTTTCCCGCAGATGGATGGTCTCCCGGTGAGTAGAAGCCCTCAAACgttcttcttctttctgtaaagaagcaaataaattactgaactttaaaaaaaaaatgaactcactTAGTGCCCCCTTGAAACTACTTTACTGTAAAGAACAGGTAAATGCCTCGCCCACGATAACACCAGTTCCTGTGTCCTCAGGGTACAGTTCTCTCCATTTTACACCTCTGTTACCACACATGGTCATTATCTTGTTCAGTTCGAAGGCGTGAAGACAACACAGGGTGAAGAGGCAAaggctccctccctcacaccaACCGCCCCATCAGAACAGGCACCGGCACAGCCTAGGGAGCTGCAGCGTCCCCTGTGCTGCCAGGCAGAGCCCAGAGTGTGGCGACCAGCCTGAGGAACCTTGTTCATGTCCAGTGGATGCCTGAGGGAGGTGGGTTCTCTTCACCCCTGAGACAGACGTCTGACTTGCCCAGGCTCCACCAAACTACCATGGTGCCCAGATATTCCAGTCTGGGGCCCTCAACCCAGAGCTCCTGATGGCAGGATGGGGAGGTTCTGGTGGGGAGGGTCCCTGAGCCCCAAAGCAGAGCCTTCATTCCCTTCCATCTGCCTGGCTTCTACACATTGGGGTTCACTAGGCAGAGCCAGTGTCAACTGAGTCAGGAATGTCCTCTTGACCTTCCCACATTACCTCCTATCTGGCTAACACAGTTTAATGATATACATCAagggttatatttttatataaagattttttttaattaatttatttttgactacattgggtgttcgttgctgcacgcgggctttctctagttgtggcgagcaggggctattcttcgttgcggtgcgtgggcttctcattgcggtggcttctcttgttgcacagcacgggctctaggagcgtgggcttcagtagttgtggctcgcgggctctagagcgcaggctcagtagttgtggcccacaggtttacttgctctgtggcatgtgggatcttcccggaccagggatcgaacccgtgtcccctacactggcaggcagattcttaaccactgtgccaccagggaagcccgggttatatttttatttttattttttttattttttatttttttaaattacactatactaggtgtgctttattttatttttattaatggctgtgttggatcttcgtttctgtgcgagggctttctccagttgtggcaagcatgggccactcttcatcacggtgcgcgggcctctcactatcgcggcctctcttgttgcggagcacaggctccagacgcgcaggctcagtaattgtggctcacgggcccatttgctccgcggcatgtgggatcttcccagaccagggctcgaacccgtgtcccctgcattggcaggcagattcccaaccactgcgccaccagggaagcccctgggttatatttttaaattactagttTCCCTCTGAAATCTCATAGATTGGAGAGAGAACACCTGAGGGTCCGGATTGCTGTATCTCACCATCAGCCATTGACTATGACAATTACTGTGGTTAATCATATGCTTAGAAGGTTAAGCAGGCTCCCTGATAACCACAAGAAATAAAACGGCTGTGACAATAAGAAATGATGAATTAACATTCTGGAAAGCACAGTTCTTAATACCCCAAACAATCCCAGGATAAATCTCAGCCAACATACCTTAATCATCTCTCTGCGCTGGCATTCAGGATCACGACCAGCTATTGGTAAGATTCTAATCTTCTGTGTCCTCGAGCATCTATTAGCAAGTGGCAGGGTCATCTTTCTATGTGTGGCATAGTCTGTAGCCTGAGGTCTGCAGGAAACAGACAAAAACGTCTCACTGTTTACAAAGAATATTTGGAGGCAATCATACCAACAGCAAACACAGCTGCGGACAATGACACACCAGCCCCTGCGGCAGCCCTTTCCTCTGGCGCATGCGCACACCAAGAGCATGCTCGCGATCGGCAGGCTTCCCAGGTAAACGTCCCTGAAGGGAAGGGACACGCTGACCAGCAGAGCAGCACAGACAGTCCAGGCCTCTTACCAGGTGCGTCAATCAATGTGAGTTAATAACCGGTCTTCTGGTTTGTACGGCGGGCTCATGTTGGTTTCCATAGCGTGAACTGGCTCCCTGAGGGACAGCAACTTGTTGCAAAGGTGAAAAATAGCATGGGAACCAGACCATGGACCTTGGTGAGCTGTACCTCAAAATCAGGTCAATCAGGACTGAGGCGGGCTTTGTGCACAGCCAACCTCTCTGCCCTGTTGCTCTTTAACTGCCAAGTAGCTGTAGGTCACTATGAATAGTTACCTGAAAGTGAGTTTGGACTTAAAGATGGCTTGTCCCTGCAGACCAGTGTCTTCCCTAATGAACAGGTGGTTGTGATTGCCCTGCATCGGGGCCTTGTAAACATCAAACACCTCATTGCCTAAATGCAGGGACAGGCTGGAAACAAGAAATAGTTCAGTTATTAGTGTGGATATTTAACAAATCCTACAGCTTCCATTCTACCCTGTTAGCTGTTCTTAAAATGCTGTGGAACTGCAAGATCCTGTCCCCATACTGAATtcataagaaaaacaaagaaaatatactgGAAACAACTAACCTAACCTTTCAAAGTAAAAGGTCATAAAATCCATCTTCCTTTCAACTTCAAGTAtaattgtttttatcattttcccAATGTCTACCATTTCATTAGTAAAAtagaaaccatttttttaaacataccaATTTATAATGTCCAATAATCACAAATGGGCGCTAAGATTAGGCTTTCATCTCAATAAGGTAGATACTGTGAAtttgatcacatcttgggtctaTGACTAGAGTATCCCAGTGCTGCACTGTGATCTTAACCTTATTTATTTCTCCCACGTTTCCCAGGTAATGCCAGAGGCCTAGATCTTGTTAATTCTTTAATAAAAGATGATCCCAAAATACGGTCCTACACAGAAAACTTCATTCATCCCAGGCCTCCCTCTGGGTATTTCCATACTCTTCAGGCATTTATGCTCACCTTCCATCGGACCACTTGACTATCCGAGCATTgctttctttaatttcatttccttctttgtcCCGGCGTATCCTCCATCGTATAGTATTTTCTATCTATTTCAAAACACAAAGGCATTAGAAAACCAGCGTTACTAACTGCATGTTCTTTTTTCCTCAAGTGACTTATAATCATGTGCCAAGAATTCACAGATGGTAAGAGAATAAGCTCACCACAAAATAGTTGATTAGGTAACATGGAAACCTTCCTGCTACGGATACCTAGAGATACTGGTTGAAATCACCAGACATTTTGTTTTAAtcttctctgagctccagttCATGGCAGTGGAAGCAAAATCTTTGGGGCCATATGAGGTAGGGGGTTACAACTGAGATCTCTGTCTATTGCAGCCCAACTTGAAGGCTATGAACCCAGAGAAAGAAGGACTAAAAAAGGACCCATTCGCCTAGTAAGACAGGGAAGCTCTgagtattaattaaaaaaaaaaaaaaagaatatacaattaAGTAATAAACAACAGATTAAAACCTGAGACTTTTGCTTTACCCTATCCTTATTGTGGGGAACTCCAAATTACAAAAGTAGCATAAAAATGGATCCCGCCATGGCTACCACTGCGGC from Eschrichtius robustus isolate mEscRob2 chromosome 1, mEscRob2.pri, whole genome shotgun sequence includes:
- the LOC137762484 gene encoding RNA polymerase-associated protein LEO1-like; this translates as MSVPAGHFSSSDYGGTMDLFGDIDDISSESDGDNKPPISGQPVTDGRGVPQDQQEEEPISETKIEVEIPSINSDLGNELYFVKLPKFLSIEPKPFHPQYYEDEFEDEEVLDEEDRTRLKLKIENTIRWRIRRDKEGNEIKESNARIVKWSDGSLSLHLGNEVFDVYKAPMQGNHNHLFIREDTGLQGQAIFKSKLTFRPQATDYATHRKMTLPLANRCSRTQKIRILPIAGRDPECQRREMIKKEEERLRASTHRETIHLREKQNQRGPNALYQGPSSDEEGEASKSHGRGQHREERARTYSSESDEGPDEDKAQRSPRAKKLTSDGEVNPPERGKQAAKKKRMTEA